Proteins from a genomic interval of Thiovulum sp. ES:
- a CDS encoding Peptidase family C25 (PFAM: Peptidase family C25), protein MYLRDPNRPKYAVLVGDGSYDYKNFSGSAILNQVPPYYPIDSSLSVNLDNFGAYDDFYGDFDMDGYSDVALGRIPVRENSELSEYIEKVINYENLTEDGIWRYNFLLVADDERSDNPASCEIFHTYDVLYSVRSVISPRLNSIPFLLQKYPLEG, encoded by the coding sequence ATGTATTTGAGGGATCCGAACAGGCCCAAGTACGCGGTTTTGGTCGGGGATGGAAGCTACGATTACAAGAACTTTTCCGGTTCCGCAATTTTAAACCAAGTTCCACCTTACTACCCTATAGATTCCAGTCTCTCAGTTAACCTGGATAATTTCGGTGCATACGACGATTTTTACGGGGATTTTGACATGGACGGATATTCCGACGTGGCCCTGGGAAGAATACCCGTTAGGGAAAATTCGGAACTTTCGGAATACATAGAAAAAGTTATAAACTACGAGAACCTTACGGAGGACGGAATTTGGAGGTACAACTTTTTGCTCGTTGCGGACGATGAAAGATCCGACAATCCAGCATCCTGCGAAATCTTCCACACCTACGATGTCCTTTATTCGGTAAGATCCGTCATATCCCCTCGTTTAAATTCCATCCCCTTTTTGTTACAAAAGTACCCGCTTGAGGG